TCGGCCATCGGGGAGGGGCCCACTCGTAGGATGATCGATCGCGCATCCGAATTGCCCGAATTGTTACTCATCAATTCGTGATCATTCTCTAAAGGCGAGGACGGTTGCTGCCGAAGAGGTCAATGACCCTTCAAGCACGGTTCGCCCACGGCTTCATCCCCGAGCCGGCCCGTCCCGCACCCTCCCAGGAGGTCTGGTGTCCGTTCTCCTCGAGCAGCCCGCAAGCCTGGTCGCCTACCGCCCGAACAAGCCGACGGCCATGGTCGTCGTGGCCGACCCTCGCGTCCGCTCCACCGTCACGCGCCATCTGTGGGCCCTTGGAGTACGTGACGTCATCGAGGCATCGTCCATCGCGGAGGCGCGTCCCCGCGTCGGCAATCCACGCGACATCTGTGTCGCCGACGTCCACCTGCCCGACGGTTCCGGGCTGACCCTGCTGTCCGAGACCCGGGCGGCGGGCTGGCCCAACGGCCTCGCCCTCTCCGCCGCCGACGACATCGGCGCGGTGCGCAACGCCCTCGCGGGCGGCGTCAAGGGCTACGTCGTGACCGGTACGCGTACGAACATCGGCCACCCCGGCCGCCCCGGCGCCGGCCCCCTCGGAGCCGGACCCCGGATGCACCGCCGCCCCCCGGGCGCCCCGAGCCACCCGGGCGGCTACCGCGAGCTCTCCGGCCGTGAGGTCGAGGTGCTCAGACTGGTCGCCGAGGGCCAGTCGAACAAGGCCATCGGCGTCTCCATGGGCCTCTCCGCCCTGACCGTCAAGAGCCACCTCGCCCGGATCGCGCGCAAGCTCGGCACGGGCGACCGGGCCGGAATGGTCGCCGTCGCCCTGCGTACGGGGATCATCCACTGACCGGTTTCACCCGCCCCACGGGCCGCCCCGCCCGCCGACGGAACGTTCCGTCGGCGGGCGGCGTCCGTTCACCGATACCCTTGACACGTGACCGACGCCCAAGAGACCGCAGCAGACCCAGCACTGCGAACCACCGGGGGCGCTCCCCCGGACGACGTCGAAAAGGCGCCGATCCCTTTGTTGGAGCCTCGCGAAGGCATTCCGCCGGTGGTCGCCACCGACGAAGCGCTCGCCGAGGTGATCGCCGCGTTCGCGGCGGGCACCGGCCCGCTGGCCGTCGACGCCGAACGGGCGTCCGGCTACCGGTACGGCCAGAGCGCGTACCTCGTCCAGCTGCGCCGCGAGGGCGCGGGCACCGCGCTCATCGACCCCGTCGGCTGCCCCGACCTCTCCGCCCTCGGCGACGTCCTCGCCGACACCGAGTGGATCCTGCACGCCGCCACCCAGGACCTGCCGTGCCTCCGGGAAATAGGCATGCGCCCGGCCCGGCTGTTCGACACCGAGCTGGCCGGACGCCTCGCGGGCTTCCCGCGCGTCGGCCTCGGCGCCATGGTGGAGAACGTGCTCGGCTTCGCCCTGGAGAAGGGCCACTCCGCCGTCGACTGGTCGACCCGGCCGCTGCCCGAGCCCTGGCTGCGGTACGCGGCTCTGGACGTGGAGCTGCTGGTCGATCTGCGCGACGCGCTGGAGAAGGAGCTGGACCGGCAGGACAAGCTGGACTGGGCCCACCAGGAGTTCGACGCGATCGCCTCCGCCCCGCCGGCTCCCCCGCGCAAGGACCCGTGGCGCCGTACGTCCGGTATGCACAAGGTCCGGCGGCGCCGGCAGATGGCCGTCGTACGTGAGCTGTGGAACACCCGCGACCAGGCCGCGCAGCGGCGCG
Above is a window of Streptomyces sp. NBC_01498 DNA encoding:
- a CDS encoding ribonuclease D; its protein translation is MTDAQETAADPALRTTGGAPPDDVEKAPIPLLEPREGIPPVVATDEALAEVIAAFAAGTGPLAVDAERASGYRYGQSAYLVQLRREGAGTALIDPVGCPDLSALGDVLADTEWILHAATQDLPCLREIGMRPARLFDTELAGRLAGFPRVGLGAMVENVLGFALEKGHSAVDWSTRPLPEPWLRYAALDVELLVDLRDALEKELDRQDKLDWAHQEFDAIASAPPAPPRKDPWRRTSGMHKVRRRRQMAVVRELWNTRDQAAQRRDVSPGKVLSDGAIIEAALALPVNVTALTGLPGFGHRMGRRQLEQWQTAIDRAKALPDTALPQPGQPLNGPPPPRSWADKDPEAAARLSAARASVTALAERLHMPQENLITPDTVRRVCWEPPAERSVEAVSEALAAHGARRWQVEQVAPLLTRALTATSATG
- a CDS encoding helix-turn-helix transcriptional regulator, yielding MSVLLEQPASLVAYRPNKPTAMVVVADPRVRSTVTRHLWALGVRDVIEASSIAEARPRVGNPRDICVADVHLPDGSGLTLLSETRAAGWPNGLALSAADDIGAVRNALAGGVKGYVVTGTRTNIGHPGRPGAGPLGAGPRMHRRPPGAPSHPGGYRELSGREVEVLRLVAEGQSNKAIGVSMGLSALTVKSHLARIARKLGTGDRAGMVAVALRTGIIH